Proteins found in one Pelobates fuscus isolate aPelFus1 chromosome 10, aPelFus1.pri, whole genome shotgun sequence genomic segment:
- the LOC134574541 gene encoding oocyte zinc finger protein XlCOF22-like encodes MVRDRMGEKILNLTLEIIYLLTGENYIAAKESKNKVGHISSPCVSEESCKTQISSMVPPSHSLIRERNNEKKILELTNQIIQLLTEEVPIRCEDVTVHLSMEEWEYLEDNKDVYKDVMMENHQPLRLLGDSKDKSESDNPPVPAKRVNENNQKAKQKKKCFRINHRRKKLTKPGRRVGNKPLLRKEGNLKDSSEQMETEHTSIYFKEGSASCVEGVIVDSGIYTPTEPLSTTSEKGLDSTEEINHSNTGIQSAEHPHTECTIQVKDECCFLDAGNLTPVYNNTSSRHTQAEYLAIKVKEESTICEERMSIVPVICTPTDNSQTEYTSTYKKEELGPCEGDLNSTDIFTCSEHAQSDYISTNIKEECCFDVEEENLRHLYQLTEDTSSDPNYQRPLPSSFGKRFSKNYLNKHLLLFAEEKPFFCSECGKSFRQEQYLAIHQRIHTGEKPYSCSVCGKCFIRRSYLNLHERIHIGDKPFSCSKCKKSFNRKSTLNRHLKIHTGEKPFSCSECWKSFTQKSSLVTHWRIHTGEKPIACSQCKVCFRDASGLYRHNFIHAGDTPLSCTECGKCFNQKPAFKSHQRIHSGEKKYSCSECGKCFIHKSRLLRHQVIHTGEKTFACSECKKFFSSESSLYTHQKIHTGEKPFFCGDCGKCFGQKSHLVVHQRIHTGEKTFSCSECGKSFSQKSHLVAHWRIHTGEKPFSCSNCGKCFGTKNSLNKHMKMHT; translated from the exons AATTACATTGCTGCAAAGGAGTCTAAAAATAAGGTCGGGCACATCAGCAGTCCCTGTGTGTCAGAAGAATCCTGCAAGACCCAGATCTCCAGCATGGTGCCTCCATCTCACTCCCTGATACGTGAGAGGAACAATGAAAAGAAGATCCTGGAACTGACCAACCAGATCATCCAGCTGCTGACTGAagag gttcccATAAGGTGTGAGGATGTCACTGTCCATCTCTCCATGGAGGAGTGGGAGTATCTAGAAGATAACAAGGATGTTTACAAGGACGTGATGATGGAGAATCATCAACCCCTCCGCTTATTAG GTGATTCCAAGGACAAGAGTGAAAGTGATAACCCACCTGTTCCAGCTAAACGTGTAAATGAAAATAATCAAAAagcaaaacagaaaaagaaatgtTTTAGGATCAATCACAGAAGAAAGAAACTGACTAAACCTGGGAGACGTGTAGGCAATAAACCACTATTACGTAAGGAAGGAAATCTCAAAGACTCTTCTGAACAAATGGAGACAGAACATACCTCGATCTACTTCAAAGAGGGGTCAGCCTCCTGTGTAGAGGGGGTTATTGTAGACTCTGGCATTTATACACCCACAGAGCCTTTATCTACTACAAGTGAGAAGGGCTTAGACTCCACAGAAGAAATTAATCACTCAAACACCGGAATTCAGTCTGCAGAACATCCACATACAGAATGTACAATTCAAGTGAAAGATGAATGCTGCTTTCTCGATGCAGGAAATCTCACACCCGTGTATAATAATACTTCCTCacgacacacacaagcagaatatCTAGCTATTAAAGTCAAAGAGGAATCTACCATCTGCGAAGAAAGAATGAGCATAGTCCCAGTTATTTGTACACCCACAGATAATTCACAGACAGAATACACATCTACTTATAAAAAGGAGGAATTGGGTCCATGTGAAGGAGATCTCAATAGTACAGATATTTTTACATGCTCTGAACATGCACAGTCAGATTATATATCTACTAACATAAAGGAGGAATGTTGCTTTGATGTAGAAGAAGAAAATCTCAGACATTTATACCAGCTCACTGAGGATACATCTTCAGATCCGAATTATCAAAGACCTCTCCCATCGTCCTTTGGGAAACGGTTCAGCAAGAACTATTTGAATAAACATTTGTTACTTTTTGCAGAagagaaaccctttttttgttcagAGTGTGGAAAATCTTTTCGACAGGAGCAGTATCTTGCTATACATcagaggattcacacaggagaaaaaccgtACTCTTGTTCCGTCTGCGGGAAGTGTTTTATCCGCAGGTCATATCTCAATTTACACGAGAGAATTCACATAGGAGataaaccattttcatgttctaaGTGTAAGAAGTCTTTTAATAGGAAATCAACTTTGAATAGACATCTGAAAATTCACACAGGGGAGAAGCCATTTTCTTGTTCAGAATGTTGGAAAAGTTTCACCCAGAAGTCATCCCTTGTTACCCATTGGAGGATTCACACAGGTGAAAAACCAATTGCATGTTCTCAATGTAAAGTTTGTTTCAGAGATGCATCAGGTCTTTATAGACATAATTTCATCCATGCCGGAGACACCCCACTTTCTTGTACAGAGTGTGGAAAGTGTTTCAATCAGAAACCAGCTTTTAAATCACATCAGAGGATTCACTCAGGAGAGAAGAAATATTCTTGCTCAGAATGTGGGAAATGCTTTATTCACAAATCACGTCTTCTCAGACACCAAgtgattcacacaggagaaaaaacgTTTGCTTGTTCTGAATGCAAAAAGTTTTTTAGCAGTGAGTCGAGCCTTTATACACATCAGAAGATTCACACGggagagaaaccatttttttGTGGTGACTGCGGTAAATGTTTTGGTCAGAAATCTCATCTTGTTGTACATcagaggattcacacaggagaaaaaacaTTTTCCTGTTCTGAATGCGGGAAAAGTTTTAGTCAAAAGTCCCATCTTGTTGCACATTggaggattcacacaggagagaagccattttcatgttcaaactgtgggaaatgttttgggaCGAAGAACTCTCTGAATAAACACATGAAAATGCACACGTGA